The following are encoded together in the Acinetobacter radioresistens DSM 6976 = NBRC 102413 = CIP 103788 genome:
- a CDS encoding efflux RND transporter periplasmic adaptor subunit has translation MNLKQYGKLSQPLMIAILIALTALVSLIIWLNKQETRTAEHGHEDEHTGDGEAEAHATEEHVKEKEGEIKLTARQMAEQGLKVAIATTGPVEEVTLLPGKLVVNTDQQAHVSPSFSGHVEQVKVSLGQSVQKGQTLAVLLVPELIDQQANLRMAQANLQLAKQDYQREQQLWTQGISAKQDYQRAENAYRQAQLAVQASQARLNALGASSNTHGRFVIRAPISGVISQKDIVVGENVQLADQIFVIEQLNNLWLEFTLPAQYAGPLQAGQKVLFKLMGTEQTHTARIQSLTSQADSQTGRLIVRAKLDTQSASLRPNVLVSVLMAKPAAKTSLRVKKAAVQRIEGKDTVFILQSEEKGQVHLKAQQVKLGQASGNGEWLEVISGLANGKKYISEGSFLLKSELEKDEAGHEH, from the coding sequence ATGAACTTGAAACAATATGGAAAATTATCCCAGCCTCTCATGATTGCGATTCTGATTGCACTAACCGCACTGGTCAGCCTGATCATCTGGTTAAATAAGCAGGAAACGAGAACTGCTGAACATGGACATGAGGATGAACATACCGGAGACGGCGAGGCTGAGGCTCATGCGACAGAAGAGCATGTTAAGGAAAAGGAAGGCGAGATAAAACTGACAGCCCGGCAAATGGCTGAACAGGGTCTAAAAGTCGCCATAGCAACTACAGGCCCAGTGGAAGAGGTTACTCTGTTGCCAGGTAAACTGGTCGTAAATACTGACCAGCAAGCTCATGTATCGCCGAGTTTCAGTGGTCATGTTGAGCAAGTAAAGGTGTCTTTAGGGCAAAGTGTTCAAAAAGGACAAACTCTAGCCGTGCTTTTGGTTCCTGAACTGATTGATCAGCAGGCAAATTTACGTATGGCACAGGCAAATCTTCAGCTTGCCAAACAAGACTATCAACGTGAACAGCAGCTCTGGACACAGGGTATTTCAGCCAAACAGGATTATCAGCGTGCTGAAAATGCATACCGTCAGGCACAGCTTGCTGTACAAGCCTCACAGGCACGCTTAAATGCCTTAGGGGCAAGTAGTAATACTCATGGGCGCTTTGTTATTCGGGCACCGATTTCTGGTGTCATTAGTCAGAAAGATATTGTAGTAGGTGAAAATGTCCAATTGGCTGATCAAATTTTTGTCATTGAACAGCTCAATAATTTATGGCTTGAGTTTACTTTACCCGCTCAATACGCAGGACCACTACAAGCCGGACAGAAAGTTTTATTTAAACTAATGGGTACAGAGCAGACCCATACTGCACGAATACAAAGTTTAACCTCGCAGGCAGACAGTCAGACAGGGCGGCTAATAGTCCGTGCCAAGCTTGATACGCAGTCTGCCAGTTTACGTCCTAATGTATTAGTGAGTGTTTTGATGGCCAAGCCTGCTGCTAAAACGTCTCTTCGGGTAAAAAAAGCAGCCGTACAACGTATTGAAGGCAAAGATACCGTTTTTATTTTGCAATCTGAAGAAAAAGGACAGGTTCATCTAAAGGCTCAACAGGTGAAATTGGGCCAAGCCTCAGGTAACGGGGAATGGCTTGAGGTAATTTCCGGGCTTGCTAACGGCAAGAAGTATATTAGTGAAGGTAGTTTTCTGCTGAAGTCTGAACTGGAAAAAGATGAGGCCGGTCATGAACACTAA
- the aspT gene encoding aspartate-alanine antiporter — protein MIEWLQHELSHSPEILLFLSLAIGFWIGQFQFGRFQFGGVAGSLLVAVVLSLIGVSVDNGVKAILFALFIYAVGFESGPQFFKSLGPHSIKEILLAVFMAVSGLITVLLMAKLFHLDKGLAAGLAAGGMTQSAIIGTAGDAISRLDLPLAEIQKLQANVAIGYAVTYIFGSLGAIIICVNILPKFMGREIHDDALKAQSERLKGAFELAPGQELAIPEIVGRIYQVKQGNGLKIEELEAKQSSTTIERLKRDDQFIDVSPDIILQTDDIVLIVGRRASVVAISEYIGPELQSSPGMEMVMQTTDVVLRNSKYLNHSLGEVKANTPAYLKHGIYVLGIKRNNETQVLNDDLVLKPGDVVTVYGTKTDLERLVKEAGKALPESLKTDWMFHGAGLVVGLVIGLFVIRIGGVPLTLGAGGGALLSGLLFGWLRSRNQVHGNMPLAASQLLKDLGLAGFVAAVGLQSGLQAIQTIKQSGLSLFMIGVVVTVVPLILSMFFARYILRYDNVAIMAGALSGARSANPAFGGVLDKAGNSIPTVPFAITYALANVFLTLLGPIIVGLA, from the coding sequence ATGATTGAATGGTTACAACATGAATTAAGTCATAGTCCAGAAATTTTATTATTTTTATCACTTGCAATTGGTTTCTGGATTGGTCAGTTTCAATTTGGCAGATTCCAGTTTGGTGGCGTTGCTGGTTCGCTTCTTGTTGCAGTGGTTTTAAGCCTGATTGGTGTCTCTGTAGATAATGGTGTAAAAGCGATTCTTTTTGCGTTATTTATTTATGCTGTAGGTTTTGAAAGTGGACCGCAATTTTTTAAATCATTAGGACCACACTCTATTAAAGAGATTCTGCTTGCAGTATTTATGGCAGTGAGTGGCTTAATTACGGTACTGCTCATGGCCAAGCTTTTCCATCTGGACAAAGGGCTGGCAGCAGGACTAGCGGCAGGTGGCATGACGCAGTCAGCTATTATTGGTACTGCTGGAGATGCAATATCACGACTGGATTTACCTCTTGCTGAAATACAAAAGCTACAGGCAAATGTCGCAATTGGCTATGCAGTAACTTATATTTTTGGGTCACTTGGCGCAATTATTATCTGTGTCAATATTCTTCCTAAATTTATGGGAAGAGAAATCCATGATGATGCCCTGAAAGCACAATCTGAACGTTTGAAAGGTGCTTTTGAGCTGGCTCCGGGTCAAGAGCTGGCTATTCCGGAAATAGTCGGACGTATTTATCAAGTCAAACAGGGTAATGGTCTGAAAATAGAAGAACTTGAGGCCAAACAATCTAGCACTACCATCGAACGCTTAAAACGTGATGACCAGTTTATCGATGTATCTCCAGATATCATTTTGCAGACAGATGATATTGTACTGATTGTAGGGCGACGAGCTAGTGTGGTTGCAATTTCTGAGTATATTGGTCCAGAGCTACAGTCTTCTCCTGGTATGGAAATGGTGATGCAGACCACGGATGTAGTACTCAGAAATTCTAAATATCTTAATCATAGCTTGGGCGAGGTAAAGGCCAATACGCCTGCCTATTTGAAACACGGTATATATGTACTTGGTATCAAACGAAATAATGAAACACAGGTTCTAAATGATGATCTGGTTTTGAAACCAGGTGATGTAGTCACAGTATATGGAACAAAAACCGATCTTGAGCGGTTAGTAAAAGAAGCCGGAAAAGCTTTACCTGAGAGTTTAAAAACAGACTGGATGTTTCATGGAGCAGGTCTTGTAGTCGGTTTGGTTATTGGCCTTTTTGTTATTCGTATTGGAGGGGTGCCCCTTACTTTAGGTGCAGGTGGAGGTGCGCTACTTTCTGGCCTGTTATTTGGATGGTTACGTAGCCGTAATCAAGTGCATGGCAATATGCCTTTAGCAGCATCACAGCTACTTAAGGATTTGGGACTTGCAGGATTTGTCGCTGCTGTCGGGCTGCAATCAGGCTTACAGGCGATTCAGACCATCAAGCAAAGTGGTCTATCACTATTTATGATTGGTGTGGTGGTTACTGTTGTTCCTCTTATCCTTTCAATGTTCTTCGCCCGTTATATTCTTCGTTATGACAATGTCGCCATTATGGCAGGTGCATTATCAGGTGCACGCAGTGCCAACCCCGCTTTTGGTGGTGTATTGGATAAAGCCGGAAACTCTATACCTACCGTACCCTTTGCTATTACCTACGCCCTAGCAAACGTTTTTTTAACCTTACTCGGTCCAATTATTGTCGGATTAGCCTAA
- a CDS encoding cation efflux protein, CzcI-like, whose protein sequence is MRSTTWITVLVGLFMFQSLWNVAAAFCVHEEQTLVQQSYHFGHHQNTLCISHDRPHKHDTQSDHKDIKNNNLKLGEDHQDHLPSMTHLIVQNEKISVLIPVFETHVIPEFHWKNSYQAPDLFQQSPPPEFSPLMVG, encoded by the coding sequence ATGCGGTCTACCACATGGATTACAGTCTTGGTTGGATTATTCATGTTCCAAAGTCTTTGGAACGTGGCAGCGGCCTTTTGCGTCCATGAAGAGCAAACTTTAGTACAGCAGAGTTATCATTTTGGCCATCATCAAAATACCCTATGTATCAGTCATGACCGCCCGCATAAGCATGATACCCAATCAGATCATAAAGACATAAAGAATAATAATTTAAAGCTTGGTGAAGATCATCAGGATCATCTGCCTTCCATGACGCATCTGATTGTGCAAAATGAAAAAATCTCGGTTTTAATTCCAGTTTTTGAAACTCATGTCATTCCAGAGTTTCACTGGAAGAACAGCTATCAGGCACCTGACCTGTTTCAGCAAAGTCCACCTCCCGAATTTTCCCCGCTTATGGTGGGGTAG
- a CDS encoding efflux RND transporter permease subunit gives MNTNSELPRAEGLFERIIQFSIQHAIWVMLFACIWIAVGIYSYQKLPIDAVPDITNTQVQINTQANGFTALEVEQRITYPIENAMAGIPDLELTRSISRYGLSQVTIVFEDGTDIYWARQQINQRLQEIQAELPAQTSPIMSPVSTGLGEIYQWVLRAEPKAKKSDGTAYTAMDLREIQDWVVRPQLQRVQGVAEVNSIGGFEKNYVVSPDFSYMQQLNISLEQLQQALNQNNENRGAGFIEDNGQQLTVRIPCTLNNISDIENTLVTSSSGRAIRVSNIAQVSIGHDLRTGGATYNGEETVLGIAMMAMGENSRTVSKAVDAKIRDIQNSLPKGVFIETVYDRTSLVEKAIKTVQKNLVEGAVLVIVILFLFLGNIRAALITACVIPLSMLFTLTGMAQKNISANLMSLGALDFGIIVDGAVVIVENCIRRLAHAQQLLKRPLTQSERFKEAFLAARQARRPLIFGQLIILVVYLPIFALSGIEAKMFHPMALTVVLALIAAMILSITFVPAAVALWVKGDIRETESGWMTSLKKSYEKTLNVAYEYKAVVLTFAICLLVVTGVLTTKLGSEFAPQLGEGDFAVQQLRSPSTGLEESLRMQENTEKLLLKNFPEIKAVFARTGTAEVATDVMPPNISDGYIMLKPNEKWPDPKESIDELRSRMESYLATIPGNNSEFSQPIELRFNELISGVRSDVGVKIFGDDMQVLNGEAAKIAKIIQQVAGSSAVKVEQTSGLPLLNVEVDKFLASQYGLSVKSIQDVIATAIGGQQVGEILEGDRRFDFVIRLRDQDRNVADVSQLPIRLPNGGSIILSDVAKVASIEGINQVSRENGKRRMVITANVEGRDLGSFISDLQTQLKTYDLPSGYWIEYGGQFENLASAKTRMQIVIPLALITIFILLIAVFHNMKDSFLVFTGVPFALTGGVLFLWLRDIPLSMSAGIGFIALSGVAVLNGLVMLTFIKELRLKYNLHEAVWQGAILRLRPVLMTACVASLGFVPMALATGTGAEVQRPLATVVIGGIISSTLLTLVLLPILYRWVNSPQR, from the coding sequence ATGAACACTAACTCTGAACTGCCAAGAGCAGAAGGCCTGTTTGAACGTATTATCCAGTTCTCTATTCAACATGCTATATGGGTCATGCTGTTTGCCTGTATCTGGATTGCAGTTGGAATTTACAGTTATCAAAAGTTACCTATTGATGCAGTACCAGATATTACGAACACCCAAGTACAGATTAATACCCAGGCAAATGGGTTTACTGCACTTGAAGTAGAACAACGTATTACTTATCCCATTGAAAATGCAATGGCCGGAATTCCTGATCTGGAATTAACTCGTTCTATTTCCCGCTATGGACTGTCTCAAGTTACCATTGTATTTGAAGATGGTACCGATATTTATTGGGCACGTCAGCAGATTAACCAGCGGTTACAAGAGATTCAGGCAGAGTTACCGGCACAAACCAGTCCAATCATGTCACCTGTTTCTACAGGGCTTGGAGAAATTTATCAATGGGTACTAAGAGCAGAGCCAAAGGCGAAAAAATCTGATGGAACTGCTTATACCGCTATGGATTTACGTGAAATTCAGGATTGGGTAGTTCGGCCTCAGTTGCAGCGTGTACAAGGTGTGGCTGAAGTGAACAGTATTGGCGGTTTTGAAAAAAACTATGTGGTATCACCTGACTTCAGCTACATGCAACAGCTTAATATCTCTTTAGAACAGCTACAGCAGGCTCTAAACCAAAATAATGAAAATAGAGGAGCAGGATTTATTGAAGATAATGGACAGCAACTTACAGTCCGTATTCCTTGCACACTCAACAACATTTCAGATATTGAGAATACTTTAGTCACCAGTTCCAGTGGTCGTGCCATTCGGGTCAGTAACATTGCGCAAGTTTCCATAGGACATGATCTAAGAACAGGTGGCGCAACCTATAATGGTGAAGAAACTGTTCTGGGAATTGCCATGATGGCAATGGGAGAAAATAGCCGGACTGTTTCTAAAGCGGTAGATGCCAAAATCCGGGATATTCAAAACAGTTTACCCAAGGGAGTATTTATAGAAACGGTCTATGACCGTACGTCTCTGGTTGAAAAAGCGATTAAAACTGTACAGAAAAATCTGGTTGAGGGAGCGGTACTTGTTATTGTTATACTATTCTTATTTTTGGGAAACATACGAGCAGCTCTGATTACCGCCTGCGTTATTCCGCTCTCCATGCTATTTACCTTAACAGGAATGGCACAAAAAAATATTAGTGCTAATTTGATGAGTCTGGGGGCACTAGATTTTGGAATTATTGTTGATGGTGCAGTGGTAATTGTTGAAAACTGTATACGCCGTTTGGCCCATGCACAGCAGTTACTTAAACGTCCATTAACACAAAGTGAGCGATTTAAAGAGGCGTTTTTAGCTGCTCGACAGGCACGACGTCCCCTGATTTTCGGGCAGCTTATTATTTTAGTGGTGTATTTACCAATTTTTGCTTTAAGTGGTATAGAAGCGAAAATGTTCCATCCGATGGCTTTGACTGTAGTCCTGGCACTGATTGCTGCAATGATTCTGTCTATAACTTTTGTCCCTGCTGCAGTCGCTTTATGGGTTAAAGGAGATATTCGCGAAACTGAAAGTGGCTGGATGACTTCGCTCAAGAAATCTTATGAAAAGACTTTAAATGTTGCTTATGAATATAAAGCAGTAGTCTTAACATTTGCTATTTGTCTTCTGGTGGTTACAGGTGTTTTAACTACTAAACTTGGGAGCGAGTTTGCGCCACAGCTTGGTGAAGGTGATTTTGCCGTACAACAATTACGTTCTCCTAGTACAGGATTAGAAGAATCTTTACGTATGCAGGAAAACACAGAAAAGCTTTTATTAAAGAATTTTCCTGAAATTAAAGCAGTATTTGCACGTACCGGCACCGCTGAAGTCGCAACAGATGTCATGCCACCTAATATTTCTGATGGCTATATCATGCTTAAACCAAATGAAAAATGGCCTGACCCTAAAGAGAGCATTGATGAGCTCCGATCCCGGATGGAAAGTTACCTTGCAACAATTCCGGGGAATAACAGTGAATTTTCTCAACCGATTGAGCTGCGTTTTAATGAGTTAATTTCAGGGGTACGTAGCGATGTAGGAGTCAAGATTTTTGGTGATGATATGCAAGTTCTCAATGGCGAGGCTGCTAAAATTGCCAAAATTATTCAGCAGGTCGCAGGAAGCAGTGCGGTAAAGGTTGAGCAAACCTCAGGTTTGCCTTTACTCAATGTTGAGGTTGATAAGTTTTTAGCTTCGCAATATGGCTTAAGTGTTAAATCTATTCAAGATGTGATAGCTACTGCCATTGGCGGACAGCAGGTTGGAGAAATTCTGGAAGGAGACCGCCGTTTTGATTTCGTTATTCGTTTAAGAGATCAGGACAGAAATGTGGCTGATGTTTCCCAATTGCCAATACGACTCCCAAATGGCGGCAGTATTATATTGTCTGATGTCGCAAAAGTTGCCAGTATTGAAGGTATCAATCAGGTAAGTCGTGAGAACGGTAAACGCCGTATGGTTATCACTGCCAACGTTGAAGGGCGAGACTTGGGCTCATTTATCAGTGACTTGCAGACACAGCTTAAAACCTATGATTTACCAAGTGGCTACTGGATAGAATATGGTGGCCAGTTTGAAAATCTGGCTTCAGCTAAAACCCGTATGCAAATTGTTATTCCATTGGCTCTAATTACGATTTTTATTTTATTGATAGCAGTTTTTCATAATATGAAAGACAGTTTTCTGGTATTCACAGGTGTTCCTTTTGCATTGACGGGAGGAGTTCTGTTTCTCTGGCTGAGAGATATTCCATTATCCATGTCAGCAGGGATTGGATTTATTGCTTTATCTGGTGTGGCTGTACTGAATGGTCTGGTAATGCTGACGTTTATTAAAGAGTTACGCTTGAAGTACAACTTGCATGAAGCGGTATGGCAGGGGGCGATTTTACGATTGCGTCCTGTATTAATGACGGCTTGCGTGGCATCACTGGGCTTTGTTCCTATGGCGCTTGCTACAGGTACAGGTGCTGAAGTACAAAGGCCCCTTGCAACTGTAGTCATCGGTGGAATTATATCGTCTACCTTGCTCACACTTGTACTGTTGCCTATTCTCTATAGATGGGTGAATAGTCCTCAGAGGTAA
- a CDS encoding MgtC/SapB family protein: MNILLQSLTFQELLTIILSALGCGLLIGLERERNKNTRNEQSFAGLRSFTISALLGALCFVIHPYVGVVGAIAVSLFCLYSLSQQKEDIGSTTELAFLMTYLIGAACIWNIPLAASMAVLLTLILMGKTSLHRFAGKTIRDYELRDGLLLLALILIALPIMPNKPLWGSVLNPYVILKLLVLILIVQSMAHVAKRILSNDKALILSALASGFVSSTATIASLGMQVRSGEATAKVNAGAALMSCVATLLQLLLIVSGVSLMWFKLLFIPSLAGIGILCAATGLFMYRSNHSDTRLIKQVDQADDRMFSLKEAVIIAVSLTLIQAGIYGANLILGDKGLILSTFLASLFEVHAAMAGVVVQGNPANLTLIYAVVIGLAAHALSKSINAFLTGGWKFFLYFAPVQVVHMAVVIMLIIYFHQILI, encoded by the coding sequence TTGAATATTCTTTTGCAAAGTCTAACTTTTCAAGAGCTTCTCACAATTATATTGTCTGCATTAGGATGTGGTCTTTTAATCGGGCTAGAGCGGGAACGTAATAAAAATACCCGCAATGAACAAAGTTTCGCGGGATTAAGGTCTTTTACGATCAGCGCCTTATTGGGGGCTTTGTGTTTTGTTATACACCCGTATGTTGGAGTAGTGGGGGCAATAGCCGTAAGCCTGTTCTGCCTGTATAGTTTATCTCAACAAAAAGAAGATATTGGTTCCACCACTGAACTGGCTTTTTTAATGACCTACCTTATTGGGGCGGCGTGCATCTGGAATATTCCATTAGCAGCCAGTATGGCAGTATTGCTTACCCTTATTTTAATGGGGAAAACTAGCCTTCATCGCTTTGCTGGAAAAACCATTCGAGATTATGAACTCCGGGATGGACTCCTTTTACTGGCCCTCATTTTGATCGCTTTACCGATCATGCCAAATAAACCCCTATGGGGTTCAGTACTAAACCCATATGTCATTTTAAAATTACTGGTTTTAATCCTTATTGTGCAATCTATGGCACATGTGGCAAAACGCATTTTATCAAATGACAAAGCATTGATTTTATCTGCTCTAGCTTCAGGTTTTGTCTCTAGTACTGCCACTATCGCCAGTCTTGGCATGCAAGTCCGCTCCGGAGAAGCCACTGCCAAAGTGAATGCCGGTGCTGCTCTGATGTCATGTGTAGCGACTTTACTGCAATTACTGCTGATTGTCTCAGGTGTAAGTTTAATGTGGTTCAAACTGCTTTTTATCCCAAGTCTGGCTGGGATAGGCATACTATGTGCTGCTACAGGCTTATTTATGTACCGGTCAAATCATTCAGATACCCGTCTAATAAAACAAGTTGATCAAGCAGATGACCGCATGTTTAGTCTCAAGGAAGCCGTCATTATTGCAGTTAGCCTCACTCTCATTCAGGCCGGAATTTATGGAGCAAATCTTATATTAGGAGATAAAGGCTTAATCTTGAGCACTTTTTTAGCGTCACTATTTGAAGTTCATGCTGCTATGGCCGGGGTAGTAGTACAAGGAAACCCAGCTAATTTGACTCTGATTTATGCAGTTGTCATTGGTTTGGCTGCACATGCACTTTCAAAAAGTATTAATGCCTTTCTAACCGGTGGCTGGAAGTTTTTTTTATATTTTGCACCTGTGCAAGTTGTTCATATGGCGGTTGTTATAATGCTGATTATTTACTTTCATCAAATCTTAATCTGA